DNA sequence from the Streptomyces tsukubensis genome:
TCAAGTTCGCGTACAACCCGTCGGACGGCGCCATCAACTCCGCGCTGAAGGCCGTCGGTCTCGGCAGTATCCAGCCGGAGTGGCTCGGCGACCCCGATCTGGCGCTGATCTGTGTGATGGTCGTCCTGGTCTGGTCGACCGTCGGCTTCTTCGTGGTCCTCTTCTCCGCGGGCATGGCCTCCATCCCCCGGGACTTCTACGAGGCGGCGCTGCTGGACGGCGCCAACCGCTTCACCACGTTCTTCCGGATCACCCTGCCGCTGCTCTGGGACACCGTGCAGTCGGGGTGGATCTACATGGGCATCCTCGCGCTGGGCGCGGAGTCCTTCGCGGTCGTCCACATCATGACCGTGGGCCCGAGCGGCGGCGGCCCGGACTACTCGACGATCGTCCTGCCGCTGTACGTGTACCAGAAGGCGTTCGGCCCCGGCCAGGCCGCCTACGCGACGACCATCGGTGTCGCCCTGCTCCTCGTCACGCTGCTGTTCGCGGCCGTGGTGATGCGGCTGGGCCGGCGCGAGCGGCTGGAGTTCTGAGATGAAGACGACAGACACCATTCCCGAGGGCGTGGCGGGCGACGGTCCCGAGCCGGCTCCGGCGGCCACCGCCCCGGAGCGCGAGGGATCGCGCTCCGCGCCGGCGGCGGAGAAGGGCGAGGGCCAGGTCCTCAACGTCTTCTCGCACGGCATGCTGATCCTCTGGGCTTTCATGGTCGTGATCCCACTCCTGTGGGCGGTGATGAGCTCCTTCAAGACCGACAAGGCGATCTTCACCGAGCCCTGGTCGCTGCCCGACAAGCTGCACTTCGAGAACTGGTCGCGGGCCTGGACCGAGGCGCATATGAGCGACTACTTCCTCAACACCGTGATGGTGGTGGGCGGTTCGCTCGCGGGCACCCTGCTGCTGGGGTCGATGGCGGCGTACGTACTGGCGCGGTTCGAGTTCCCCGGCAACCGGTTCATCTACTTCCTCTTCATCGGAGGGATGAGCTTCCCGGTCATCCTGGCGCTGGTGCCGCTCTTCTACGTACTCCAGAACATGTCCATGCTGAACACGCTGCACGGACTGATCCTGGTCTACATCGCCTACTCGCTGCCGTTCACCGTCTTCTTCCTGACGGCCTTCTTCCGGACCCTGCCGTCCTCGGTGGCCGAGGCGGCATTCGTGGACGGCGCCTCGCACACCAGGACGTTCTTCCAGGTGATGCTGCCGATGGCGAAGCCCGGACTGATCAGTGTGGGCATCTTCAACTTCCTCGGCCAGTGGAACCAGTATCTGCTGCCGACCGTGCTCAACACCGATCCCGAGCGGAAGGTGCTCTCGCAGGGCCTGGTGCAGCTGGCCGTCAGCCAGGGGTACAAGGGCGACTACTCGGGCCTCATGGCCGGTCTGGTGATGGCGATGCTGCCCGTGCTGGCCGCGTACATCATCTTCCAGCGGCAGGTGGTGGCCGGACTGACGGCGGGCGCGGTGAAGTAGCCCGGCCGACCACCGGCGCCGCACCCACCCGCGCCGCACTCTCCCGCGCCCCCCGGGGCGCGCCGCATACGGACGCCCCTCGGCTGAGGTCCCGCCGGGGGGCGTCGTCATGGTGAGTCCAGCTCTTGACGCGATCCTCCGGGAAGGGTCAGCTTGGAGTTCACAAGTTGTACGCAAGAGCGGTGGGAGTGGTGAGTCCATGGAGACGCCGGGTTCGCAGACGTCCCTGCACCGGGCCAATCTGGAGCGGGTGGTGCGGGCGGTCCGGATGGCCGGATCGCTGACCCAGGCCGATATCGCCCGGAGCACCGGACTCTCCGCCGCCACCGTCTCCAATATCGTCCGCGAGCTGAAGGAGAGCGGAACCGTCGAGGTCACCCCCACTTCGGCGGGTGGCAGACGGGCCCGGTCGATCTCCCTGAGCAGCGATGCGGGCGTTGTCGTGGGGGTTGATTTCGGCCATACGCATCTGCGGGTCGCGATCGCCAATCTCGCCCATGAGGTGCTCGCCGAGGACGCGGAGCCGCTCGACGTCGACTCCTCCGCCGGTACGGGCTTCGACCGCGCCGAGCGGATGGTCGGCCGGCTGATCGCGGCCACCGGCGCCGGTCCGGGCAAGGTGCTCGGCGTCGGGCTCGGAGTGCCGGGGCCCATCGACGGGGAGTCCGGGGTCATCGGCGCGACGTCCATGCTGCCCGGCTGGGTCGGCTCCAACCCCGGCAAGGAGATGTCCGAGCGGCTCGGCGTTCCCGTCCATGTGGACAACGATGCCAATCTGGGGGCGCTGGGGGAGCTGGTCTGGGGCGCCGCCCGGGGCGTGGCCGATCTGGCGTACGTCAAGGTCGCGGGCGGTGTCGGGGCCGGTCTGGTGATGGGCGGGCGGATCTACCGCGGCCCCGGGGGAACGGCGGGCGAGGTCGGCCACCTCACCCTCGACGAGTCCGGCCCGGTCTGCCGCTGCGGCAACCGCGGCTGCCTGGAGACCTTCGCCGCCGTACCGTACGTGCTGCCGCTGCTGGAGCCCGCGCACGGGCCGGGGCTGACCATGGACCGGGTGGTCGCGCTGGCCCGGGAGGGCGATCCCGGCTGCCGCCGGGTGATCGCGGACACCGGCCGGCACGTGGCGGTGGGGGTGGGCGCGCTCTGCAATCTGCTCAATCCGCGGGTGGTCGTGGTCGGCGGGGAGATCGCCGAGGCCGGTGAGCTGCTGCTGGAGCCGCTGCGCTCCGCGCTGACCCGTTACACGATCCCGACCGCGGCCCGGCACCTCACGGTGGTCAAGGGCGCGCTCGGCGCCCGGGCCGAAGTCCTCGGCGGGATCGCCCTGGTGCTCAGCGAAATGGGTGAACCGGCCCTGCTGCCGGGGAGCGCCCCGGGTATCCGACCGGTTCTGTGAATCGTCTTCACCGGAAGAATACATCTTCACTTAGAGAACGCATGGCACCGTTGTCATCTCGTTAAGGATTTACTCCTTGACGCTGGCTGTGGGGCGGAGTTGACTGCCTGCCACCTCGGCCGCACCGGCGCGGCCTCGTCAGGGAGGTATGGATGAACGCATATCTGCGTCGTGCCGCGGTCGCCGCCACCGCCGTCGCGACCGCGGTGGGCCTCGCCGCCTGCGGCAGCGCCAAGGAGGCCGGAGACCGGGCCAAGGAGACGGAGAAGTCCGCCGGAGGCGACGAGATCACCGTCGGTCTGCTGCTCCCGGAGAACCAGACCGCCCGCTACGAGAAGTTCGACAAACCGCTCATCGAGAAGCGGATCGGTGAGCTGACGAACGGCAAGGGCAAGGTCGTCTACGCCAACGCCAAGCAGGACGCGAACCTCCAGACCCAGCAGGTCGACACGATGATCACCAACAAGGTCGACGTCCTGGTGCTCGACGCGGTGGACGCCAAGGCGATCGCGGGCGCGGTGAAGAAGGCCAAGGGGGCGGGCATACCGGTCGTGGCCTACGACCGGCTGGCCGAGGGACCGATCGACGCGTACACCTCCTTCGACAACGAGGAGGTCGGCCGGGTCCAGGGCGAGGCCCTGCTCGCCGCCCTCGGCGACCGGGCGAAGTCCGGGAAGGTCGTGATGATGAACGGCTCGGTGACCGACCCCAACGCCGCCCTGTACAAGAAGGGTTCGCACTCCGTCCTCGACGGCAAGGTGGACATCGGCAGGGAGTTCGACACCAAGGAGTGGAAGCCGGAGAACGCCAACTCCAATATGGAGAGCGCGATCACCGCCCTCGGCAAGGACAAGATCATCGGGGTCTACTCCGCGAACGACGGAATGGCGGGCGGCATCATCACCGCACTCAAGGCCGCCGGGGTGACCAAGCTGCCGCCGGTCACCGGGCAGGACGCCGAACTCGCCGCCGTCCAGCGCATCGTCGCCGGTGAGCAGTACCAGAGCGTCTACAAGCCCTACTCCGGAGAGGCGAACGCCGCCGCCGAGATGGCCGTCGCCCTCGCCCGCGGCGAGAAGCTCGGCGCCGTCGCCAAGGACTCCGTGGACAGCCTCACCACCAAGGGCGTCCCCTCCGTACTCGTCGAGGTCGTCTCCCTGACGAAGACGAACATCAAGGAGACCGTCCTCAAGGACGGCATCTACACCCTCGACGAGATCTGCACCCCCAAGTACCGGGCCGCCTGCGGCGCGCTGGGCCTGGTCTGACGAAGAGTGCCGTCCGGCCCGAGGGCGCCCGGGCCGGGGCGGCCGGGGCCACCGGGCCCGCACCCCGGCCGTGAACCCCGGCCCTGAACCCCGTCCGGCCCTGCCGCGGCCGAGCCGCCGGCGGCGGGCCGGGACATACCCCCACCCCCGCCGGTCAGGCGGCGAAGGAGTTGGTCGACGTGTCCGCTGCGCCCGTGCTGGCGTTGCGAGGGATCTCGAAACGTTTCGGTGCCGTCCAGGCGCTCACCGACGTGGACCTGGAGGTCCGGGCCGGAGAGGTGGTCGCCCTCGTCGGCGACAACGGCGCCGGGAAGTCCACCCTCATCAAGACGATCGCCGGGGTCCACCCCGTCGACGAAGGAACCGTGGAGTGGGACGGCCGTCCCGTCCGCATCGACCGACCGCACGACGCCCAGCGGCTCGGCATCGCCACCGTCTACCAGGACCTGGCGCTCTGCGACAACCTCGACGTCGTCGGAAACCTCTTCCTCGGCCGGGAGCTGCGGCGCGGAGGCGTCCTCGACGAGATCGAGATGGAACGCCGCTCCCACGGGCTCCTCACCGATCTCGCCATCCGCATCCCCAGCGTCCGCATCCCGATCGCCTCACTCTCCGGCGGCCAGCGCCAGACGGTGGCGATCGCCCGCTCCCTGCTCGGCTCGCCCCGGCTGGTGATCCTCGACGAGCCGACCGCCGCACTCGGCGTGGAGCAGACGGCCCAGGTGCTCGACCTGGTGGAGAAGCTGCGCGAACGCGGTCTCGCGACCATTCTCATCAGCCACAACATGGCCGATGTGAAGGCCGTCGCGGACCGGGTCGCGGTACTGCGGCTGGGCCGCAACAACGGGGTGTTCGAGGTCGGGAGCACCTCCCAGGAGGAGATCGTCGCGGCGATCACGGGCGCGACGGACAACGCGGTCACCCGGCGGGCGGCGCGCAGTGAGGAGCCGGTCCGATGAGCGCGGAGCAGACGTCCCCCCGGAAGGCGTCCCCGGCGGAGCCCGGTGACACCGGGGCCGTACCCCTGGCGAAGGAGCCCCGGACCCCCGGGGAGAGCGGACCTCCGGCGGTCGGAGCCCCCGCGGTCGGAGCCCCGGCCCCGGCCCCCGACGCGATCACCGCCGTCGACCCCCGGCTGCTCGTCCGGGAACAGGGCTTCGCGGGGTACGCCGCCGAGTTCGCCCGCCGGATGCGCTCCGGCCAGCTCGGCTCCGTACCGGTCATCGTCGGGCTGATCGTCATCTGGACCACGTTCCAGTCCCTCAACTCCGCCTTCCTGTCGGCGCAGAACATCTCCAATATCTCCGTCGACATCGCGGGCACCGGCCTGATCGCCGTCGGTGTGGTCTTCGTGCTGCTCCTCGGCGAGATCG
Encoded proteins:
- a CDS encoding carbohydrate ABC transporter permease, coding for MQHGKYRFIAGFLVVPLALYALFVIWPFIQAIFYSFTNWTGLSPEFKMIGLDNYSRMLEDDVFWKALQHSLVFAVVLPLVTIGLALFFAFMINVGGRRRKGAAVTGVRGSGFYKIVYFFPQVLSIAIVALLFKFAYNPSDGAINSALKAVGLGSIQPEWLGDPDLALICVMVVLVWSTVGFFVVLFSAGMASIPRDFYEAALLDGANRFTTFFRITLPLLWDTVQSGWIYMGILALGAESFAVVHIMTVGPSGGGPDYSTIVLPLYVYQKAFGPGQAAYATTIGVALLLVTLLFAAVVMRLGRRERLEF
- a CDS encoding carbohydrate ABC transporter permease, with protein sequence MKTTDTIPEGVAGDGPEPAPAATAPEREGSRSAPAAEKGEGQVLNVFSHGMLILWAFMVVIPLLWAVMSSFKTDKAIFTEPWSLPDKLHFENWSRAWTEAHMSDYFLNTVMVVGGSLAGTLLLGSMAAYVLARFEFPGNRFIYFLFIGGMSFPVILALVPLFYVLQNMSMLNTLHGLILVYIAYSLPFTVFFLTAFFRTLPSSVAEAAFVDGASHTRTFFQVMLPMAKPGLISVGIFNFLGQWNQYLLPTVLNTDPERKVLSQGLVQLAVSQGYKGDYSGLMAGLVMAMLPVLAAYIIFQRQVVAGLTAGAVK
- a CDS encoding ROK family transcriptional regulator, whose product is METPGSQTSLHRANLERVVRAVRMAGSLTQADIARSTGLSAATVSNIVRELKESGTVEVTPTSAGGRRARSISLSSDAGVVVGVDFGHTHLRVAIANLAHEVLAEDAEPLDVDSSAGTGFDRAERMVGRLIAATGAGPGKVLGVGLGVPGPIDGESGVIGATSMLPGWVGSNPGKEMSERLGVPVHVDNDANLGALGELVWGAARGVADLAYVKVAGGVGAGLVMGGRIYRGPGGTAGEVGHLTLDESGPVCRCGNRGCLETFAAVPYVLPLLEPAHGPGLTMDRVVALAREGDPGCRRVIADTGRHVAVGVGALCNLLNPRVVVVGGEIAEAGELLLEPLRSALTRYTIPTAARHLTVVKGALGARAEVLGGIALVLSEMGEPALLPGSAPGIRPVL
- a CDS encoding substrate-binding domain-containing protein, producing the protein MNAYLRRAAVAATAVATAVGLAACGSAKEAGDRAKETEKSAGGDEITVGLLLPENQTARYEKFDKPLIEKRIGELTNGKGKVVYANAKQDANLQTQQVDTMITNKVDVLVLDAVDAKAIAGAVKKAKGAGIPVVAYDRLAEGPIDAYTSFDNEEVGRVQGEALLAALGDRAKSGKVVMMNGSVTDPNAALYKKGSHSVLDGKVDIGREFDTKEWKPENANSNMESAITALGKDKIIGVYSANDGMAGGIITALKAAGVTKLPPVTGQDAELAAVQRIVAGEQYQSVYKPYSGEANAAAEMAVALARGEKLGAVAKDSVDSLTTKGVPSVLVEVVSLTKTNIKETVLKDGIYTLDEICTPKYRAACGALGLV
- a CDS encoding ATP-binding cassette domain-containing protein; translation: MVDVSAAPVLALRGISKRFGAVQALTDVDLEVRAGEVVALVGDNGAGKSTLIKTIAGVHPVDEGTVEWDGRPVRIDRPHDAQRLGIATVYQDLALCDNLDVVGNLFLGRELRRGGVLDEIEMERRSHGLLTDLAIRIPSVRIPIASLSGGQRQTVAIARSLLGSPRLVILDEPTAALGVEQTAQVLDLVEKLRERGLATILISHNMADVKAVADRVAVLRLGRNNGVFEVGSTSQEEIVAAITGATDNAVTRRAARSEEPVR